Proteins encoded by one window of Clostridium perfringens:
- a CDS encoding acyltransferase family protein: MKTQNRNYLIDNSKGLLIFLVVLGHSLEFIRKDYEVARLLYVFIYEFHMPVFVFISGYLSKNVEKGRRNAVRNFLTPFLLFNIIWNLITLVGPLFLRGEFTELPSEQAFSFFTPGWALWYIFAMFLWKILLPDLLKFKNIFILSIIAGIFVKLSGEFGSYMALSRTITFAPFFLAGYYSSEEKLKRFRKFTRFNILNKVPSILILIIGVLIALIFVNYSNIADEFFWADRSYSNFNIEIFTGILLYIAVYIIGFAFVYVFINLMPENQTFLSKIGKNTLSVYFLHTYFIGSILGLTSLMSSNLGKLLALIVGSLIVTFILSRDCVARFFNKFLDKFNRLLFIKE; encoded by the coding sequence TTGAAAACACAAAATAGGAATTACTTAATTGATAATAGTAAAGGCCTTTTAATATTTTTAGTGGTCTTAGGACACAGTTTAGAATTTATTAGAAAAGATTATGAAGTGGCAAGACTTTTATATGTATTCATATATGAATTTCATATGCCTGTATTTGTTTTTATTTCAGGATATCTTTCAAAAAATGTAGAAAAAGGACGTAGAAATGCCGTAAGAAATTTTCTCACTCCCTTTTTACTATTCAATATAATATGGAATTTAATCACATTAGTAGGTCCCTTATTTTTAAGAGGTGAATTTACTGAACTTCCTAGTGAACAAGCATTTTCCTTCTTCACTCCTGGTTGGGCACTATGGTATATATTTGCAATGTTTTTATGGAAAATCCTTTTACCTGATCTTTTAAAGTTCAAAAATATTTTTATACTTAGTATTATTGCTGGTATTTTTGTAAAACTCTCTGGTGAGTTTGGCTCTTATATGGCACTTTCTAGAACTATTACCTTTGCTCCATTTTTCTTAGCTGGTTATTATTCTAGTGAGGAAAAATTAAAAAGATTTAGGAAGTTTACAAGATTTAATATTCTAAACAAAGTTCCTTCAATATTAATTCTAATTATTGGAGTTTTAATAGCCTTAATTTTTGTTAACTATTCAAATATTGCAGATGAATTTTTCTGGGCAGATAGGTCCTATAGTAATTTTAATATAGAAATATTCACTGGAATCTTACTTTATATTGCAGTTTATATAATTGGATTTGCTTTTGTATATGTCTTTATAAACTTAATGCCAGAAAATCAAACATTTCTATCAAAAATAGGTAAAAATACTCTTTCAGTTTATTTTTTACATACTTATTTTATAGGTAGTATTTTAGGATTAACAAGCTTAATGTCAAGTAATTTAGGAAAATTACTTGCACTAATAGTAGGCTCCTTAATAGTAACATTTATTCTCTCTAGGGATTGTGTAGCTAGATTTTTCAATAAATTTTTAGATAAATTTAACAGACTATTATTTATAAAAGAATAG
- a CDS encoding outer membrane protein assembly factor BamD, producing MKRSIKALILVVLITILSLNLIACSSSNKALDKGKELINEGQYEKAVVSLELALDENPKNKEAKELKDMIENYLEASKALDEGKIRKAEVKIQNVGEKSNEFPNFKKCVDALNKNIDEKSEYDKDIKSDMEKLEKFIDNKNYSDAVLLTKSLDGRVRTKEQKEKLEQIKLKLISVLSIESTKK from the coding sequence GTGAAAAGAAGTATTAAGGCTTTAATTTTAGTAGTATTAATTACAATTTTATCATTAAATCTTATTGCATGTAGTAGTTCTAATAAAGCACTAGATAAGGGGAAAGAACTTATTAATGAAGGGCAATATGAGAAGGCGGTTGTATCTTTAGAGTTAGCTTTAGACGAAAATCCTAAAAATAAAGAGGCTAAAGAACTAAAAGATATGATTGAAAATTATTTAGAGGCAAGTAAGGCTTTAGATGAGGGAAAGATAAGAAAAGCTGAAGTTAAAATTCAAAATGTTGGGGAGAAGTCTAATGAGTTCCCTAATTTTAAGAAATGTGTAGATGCATTAAATAAGAATATAGATGAAAAATCTGAATATGATAAAGATATAAAAAGTGATATGGAAAAGTTAGAAAAGTTTATTGATAATAAAAACTATTCAGATGCAGTATTGCTTACAAAGAGTTTAGATGGAAGGGTAAGAACAAAGGAACAAAAGGAGAAACTTGAGCAAATAAAATTGAAATTGATTTCAGTATTATCTATAGAAAGTACTAAGAAATGA
- a CDS encoding MarR family winged helix-turn-helix transcriptional regulator, which translates to MNYDSFEIAMLIKEIYSSTMGKVSEGLKESGLTHQQITVIKLIAHKGKVTVKELCDEMSLAKGTVSGIVSRLENMGYVEKFKDEKDKRNTYIVFSKKGVDFAKTFRCDINNSFDSVFENFTHEEVKEIREVLLKLRDKIK; encoded by the coding sequence ATGAATTATGATTCATTTGAAATAGCTATGCTGATAAAGGAAATTTATTCAAGTACCATGGGGAAAGTAAGTGAAGGACTTAAAGAAAGTGGACTTACTCACCAACAAATAACAGTTATTAAACTTATAGCTCATAAAGGTAAGGTTACAGTTAAGGAACTTTGTGATGAAATGTCCTTAGCTAAGGGAACTGTGTCAGGAATAGTGTCAAGACTTGAAAATATGGGGTATGTAGAGAAGTTTAAGGATGAAAAGGATAAGAGAAATACATATATAGTTTTCTCTAAAAAAGGAGTAGACTTTGCAAAAACTTTTAGGTGTGATATAAATAATAGCTTTGATAGTGTATTTGAAAACTTTACACATGAAGAGGTTAAGGAAATAAGAGAGGTACTTTTAAAGCTTAGGGATAAGATAAAGTAA
- a CDS encoding beta-N-acetylhexosaminidase, whose protein sequence is MRVKLVGLNEEMLEAVKGLEELIDFQLYNEKGSKNENLEVINVSKLPEESENVIEVLRGKNNEIRYKKKHHFFRAFSLYLQFLKKGEESFRKSEKTYIDSVGAMIDASRNAVYRVAEVKKILGYMALMGHNRCMLYTEDTYEIDGYPYFGYMRGRYSKEELREIDDYGYSLGIEVVPCIQTLAHLKQTLRWPYGEGMKDTQDVLLVGEEKTYKFIEAMISSLRECFRSKNIHIGMDEAFDLGRGHYLTKHGHVPHQKLMVEHLNKVNEIAKKYDFKPMIWDDMFLRCGAPDGGYYDLDIVITPEIANNIPEEVSLVYWDYYNSDKEKYKKLLDIRDDFNNNIIFAGGCWRWSGFAPNYSKTFETTNAALNQCKAKGIKEVFATAWGDDGSETPIYSIIVGLILFGEHGYYNKVEKEWIDERCKSLTGLSMEDFTSLEELDLVPSVKTPNMEVCNPSKYIAYQDLLLGAFDKHLEGLDLEEHYINLSKKYEEIGEKSERFKLMFTMYSKLAAYLSVKSEIGLEIRKAYLEKDKDALRLIAYNFIPEIQEKLKSFHKSFRDLWYKECKGQGFEVIDIRLGGVMARCDSTMYRIKAYLKGNIDKIEELEEERLYFSEHFGGDDCKLICCNEYQKIATQNILSW, encoded by the coding sequence AATTTAGAAGTTATAAATGTTTCTAAGCTTCCTGAAGAATCAGAAAATGTAATAGAAGTCCTTAGAGGAAAAAATAATGAAATAAGATATAAGAAAAAACACCACTTTTTTAGAGCATTTAGTTTATATCTTCAATTTCTTAAAAAGGGAGAGGAGAGTTTTAGAAAAAGTGAAAAAACTTATATTGATTCAGTAGGAGCAATGATAGATGCCTCAAGAAATGCTGTCTATAGAGTTGCTGAGGTTAAAAAGATATTAGGATATATGGCCTTAATGGGACATAATAGGTGTATGCTTTATACTGAAGATACTTATGAGATTGATGGTTATCCATACTTTGGTTATATGAGAGGAAGATATAGTAAAGAGGAGTTAAGAGAAATTGATGATTATGGATACTCTTTAGGTATAGAGGTTGTACCTTGTATTCAAACTTTAGCTCACTTAAAACAAACTTTAAGATGGCCTTATGGGGAAGGGATGAAAGACACCCAAGATGTACTTTTAGTAGGAGAGGAAAAGACTTATAAGTTTATAGAGGCAATGATTTCTTCCTTAAGAGAGTGCTTTAGAAGTAAAAATATTCATATAGGTATGGATGAGGCTTTTGATTTAGGAAGAGGCCATTATTTAACTAAACATGGACATGTTCCTCACCAAAAGCTTATGGTAGAGCATTTAAATAAGGTTAATGAAATAGCAAAAAAATATGATTTTAAGCCAATGATTTGGGATGATATGTTTTTAAGATGTGGAGCTCCAGATGGTGGATATTACGATTTAGATATAGTTATAACTCCTGAAATAGCAAATAATATTCCAGAGGAAGTTTCCTTAGTTTATTGGGATTATTATAATTCTGATAAAGAAAAATATAAAAAGCTTTTAGATATTAGAGATGATTTTAATAATAATATTATCTTTGCAGGAGGATGCTGGAGGTGGAGTGGATTTGCTCCAAACTATTCAAAGACCTTTGAAACAACAAATGCTGCCTTAAATCAATGTAAGGCTAAAGGAATAAAGGAAGTCTTTGCAACGGCTTGGGGAGATGATGGATCAGAAACGCCAATATATTCCATAATAGTAGGTCTTATATTATTTGGAGAGCATGGCTATTATAACAAGGTAGAGAAAGAATGGATAGATGAAAGATGCAAATCTTTAACAGGGCTTAGTATGGAGGACTTTACTTCTTTAGAAGAATTAGATCTTGTTCCATCAGTTAAAACTCCTAATATGGAGGTTTGCAATCCTTCAAAATATATAGCTTACCAAGATTTGCTTTTAGGAGCCTTTGATAAGCATTTAGAGGGTTTAGATTTAGAAGAACATTATATTAATCTTTCTAAAAAATATGAGGAAATAGGAGAGAAAAGTGAGAGGTTTAAATTAATGTTTACTATGTATTCTAAACTTGCTGCTTACCTTTCAGTTAAAAGTGAAATAGGATTAGAAATAAGAAAAGCTTATTTAGAAAAGGATAAGGATGCCTTAAGGCTTATAGCATATAACTTTATTCCAGAAATACAAGAAAAGCTAAAGAGTTTTCATAAGAGTTTTAGGGATCTATGGTATAAGGAATGCAAAGGACAAGGCTTTGAAGTTATAGATATTAGACTTGGTGGAGTTATGGCAAGATGTGATTCAACTATGTATAGAATAAAAGCTTATCTTAAAGGAAATATTGATAAAATAGAAGAACTAGAAGAGGAAAGACTTTATTTTTCTGAACATTTTGGGGGAGATGATTGTAAGCTTATATGTTGCAATGAATACCAAAAAATAGCAACACAAAATATTTTAAGCTGGTAA